One Rhinoderma darwinii isolate aRhiDar2 chromosome 6, aRhiDar2.hap1, whole genome shotgun sequence DNA window includes the following coding sequences:
- the LOC142656618 gene encoding uncharacterized protein LOC142656618, translating into MKNTVHGSCGRLNPSSPCMKDGFCAKRFPRQLIHETQSGDDGYPLYRRRKVREGVFTALMKMKIGNSYQDIEVDNRWIVPYSPFLSKTFQSHVNVEYCNSVKAIKYISKYVNIGSDQAASGLERQGRTTDEINRQERQERTINEIDRFQTGRYISSNEVVWRVLDFPIHDRYPMVVHLNVHLENGQRVYFTEETAAQLVLQPKDITLRAFFKLYQQDDFATTLLYCDVPKYYTWNKSTRVFK; encoded by the coding sequence ATGAAGAACACTGTCCATGGATCATGTGGAAGACTGAATCCAAGCTCCCCATGCATGAAAGATGGCTTCTGTGCAAAGAGATTCCCAAGACAGCTGATCCATGAAACTCAGTCTGGAGATGATGGTTATCCACTTTATCGCAGAAGAAAAGTGAGAGAAGGCGTGTTCACTGCATTGATGAAGATGAAGATTGGCAATAGTTACCAGGACATCGAGGTCGACAACAGATGGATTGTGCCCTACTCGCCATTTCTTTCCAAGACCTTTCAATCTCACGTCAATGTTGAATATTGCAACTCAGTTAAGGCGATCAAGTACATCAGCAAATATGTCAACATAGGATCGGATCAAGCAGCATCTGGCTTGGAAAGACAAGGAAGAACAACTGATGAAATCAATCGCCAAGAAAGACAAGAAAGAACAATTAATGAAATCGATCGCTTCCAAACTGGACGTTACATCAGTAGCAATGAGGTTGTATGGCGAGTTTTGGACTTTCCAATTCACGACCGCTATCCGATGGTAGTTCATCTCAACGTTCACTTGGAAAATGGACAGAGAGTCTACTTCACCGaggaaactgctgcacaactagtTTTGCAGCCCAAAGACATCACGCTGAGAGCATTCTTCAAGCTTTACCAACAAGATGACTTTGCAACGACACTCCTATACTGCGATGTTCCAAAGTATTATACGTGGAATAAATCTACAAGAGTTTTCAAGTGA
- the LOC142656619 gene encoding ATP-dependent DNA helicase PIF1-like, with amino-acid sequence MGGVVLVLAGDFRQTLPIVLKRTPADELKACLMQSVLWRLVKKMSLTTNMRVHLHGDATAGEFASRLLNLGNGDVQVDNGTDLISFHDEFANFAKSVEELTNSVFPNITFNYRDHEWLCQRAILTPKNDSVNAIKQQIQMTLPGQEKLYKSTDTVIDPDQAVYYPTEFLNSLEPPRLPAHRLMLKVGSPIMLLRNIDAPKLFNGTRLCVKKLMDHIIEGTILTGCAKGEVVFIPCIPFAPNDVPFEFKRQQFPVRLAFTMTINKAQGQSLKVAGIHLQSPCFSHGQLYVACSRVGTGKNLYILAPDQKTKNIVYKKALE; translated from the coding sequence ATGGGAGGTGTCGTCTTGGTGTTGGCCGGTGATTTCCGTCAGACGTTGCCTATTGTTCTAAAGAGAACACCAGCAGATGAATTGAAAGCTTGCTTGATGCAGTCGGTGTTGTGGAGGCTTGTGAAGAAGATGAGTCTGACTACCAATATGCGAGTTCATCTGCATGGAGATGCCACAGCTGGTGAGTTTGCCAGCAGATTACTCAATCTGGGGAATGGAGATGTTCAAGTTGACAATGGGACGGATCTGATCAGCTTCCATGATGAGTTTGCAAATTTTGCCAAGTCGGTGGAAGAGCTTACAAACAGTGTCTTTCCCAACATCACCTTCAACTACAGAGATCATGAATGGTTATGCCAACGGGCAATACTGACTCCAAAGAATGATTCTGTCAACGCCATTAAACAGCAAATTCAAATGACTCTGCCAGGTCAAGAAAAGCTGTACAAATCCACCGACACAGTTATTGACCCCGATCAGGCGGTGTACTATCCGACAGAATTTCTCAACTCTCTCGAGCCGCCTCGCTTACCTGCCCATCGATTGATGTTGAAGGTTGGCTCACCTATCATGCTGTTGAGAAACATTGATGCTCCGAAACTTTTCAACGGGACGAGGCTGTGTGTCAAGAAGTTGATGGATCACATCATCGAGGGCACCATACTaacaggatgtgccaagggggaagtTGTTTTTATTCCTTGCATTCCCTTCGCTCCAAATGATGTTCCTTTCGAGTTCAAGCGGCAACAGTTCCCAGTACGCCTAGCCTTCACTATGACAATTAACAAGGCTCAAGGTCAATCCCTGAAAGTGGCAGGAATACACCTTCAAAGTCCCTGTTTTTCCCATGGGCAACTATAtgttgcttgctccagagtcggcactggaaagaatctctacatcttggcaccggatcaaaagacaaaaaacattgtttacaagaaagcgttggaatag